From the Terriglobia bacterium genome, one window contains:
- a CDS encoding bifunctional (p)ppGpp synthetase/guanosine-3',5'-bis(diphosphate) 3'-pyrophosphohydrolase yields MTSFDDILGKVREYRPGDDLSLLQKAYEFAAAQHQGQKRSSGDPYLSHPLAVAAILAEMKLDPKSVCVGLLHDIVEDTGTPLKVVEEKFGPEVAHIVDGVTKMSKIQFTSAEERQAENFRKMMLAIVDDIRVILVKLADRLHNMRTLQHLPQEKQERIARETMEIYGPIAHRLGMGKMRGELEDLSFCFLEPSIYGDLKDQVEKKRKVNEAFLAEVQSMVAGKMKESDIPVQLQGRIKRIFSIYQKMKRQRITLDQVYDLLAVRIITDSVRNCYAALGIIHNAWRPVPGRIKDYIAMPRPNLYQSLHTSVISSTGQAFEVQIRTQEMHRIAEMGIAAHWKYKEGRTVDQDEDSRINWLRQLVEWQQDMRDPGEFLSTLKIDLYPEEVYTFTPKGKVVILPREATPIDFAYAIHTDVGNQCVQSKVNGRIVPLRYKLRNGDIVEILTQSGHMPSRDWLSWVKTSKARNKIRHWLNVQQRERAIDVGKRLLEKEARNFSVNLKKTIDEIDIGPIAAEYGCHSVDDLYSGMGFGKISARNLLAKLLPNRAFDEQTAVKDSKLTSVVKKVFGISSSDSIEVKGVDGLLVYRARCCNPIRGEEIVGYITRGKGIAVHAKNCPNVQNLIYDAERKIDVEWRGTAEEAYTVRLAIHGEDRQGLLAEVTSVISDTRSNIRNIEARTYPDQNATIDVTLDISDKRHLEKLIGSLKKIDNVFEVERILKPGFAASDRPSG; encoded by the coding sequence ATGACATCCTTCGACGACATTCTGGGCAAGGTTCGGGAGTATCGTCCCGGCGACGACCTTTCCCTGCTTCAAAAGGCCTATGAGTTTGCCGCCGCGCAGCATCAGGGCCAGAAGCGGTCCTCAGGAGACCCCTATCTTTCCCACCCCCTGGCGGTGGCCGCCATCCTTGCGGAGATGAAACTGGACCCCAAGAGCGTTTGTGTCGGGCTGCTTCACGACATCGTCGAGGATACAGGGACCCCTCTTAAGGTCGTCGAGGAGAAGTTTGGCCCCGAGGTGGCTCACATCGTGGATGGGGTCACGAAGATGAGCAAGATCCAATTCACCTCGGCCGAGGAACGGCAGGCGGAGAATTTTCGGAAGATGATGCTCGCGATCGTCGATGACATCCGCGTCATCCTGGTCAAGCTCGCCGACCGTCTGCACAACATGCGCACTTTGCAGCATCTTCCACAGGAAAAACAAGAGCGTATCGCACGGGAAACGATGGAAATCTATGGTCCTATCGCCCATCGCCTGGGCATGGGGAAGATGCGCGGCGAGTTGGAGGACCTGTCGTTCTGCTTTCTCGAACCCAGCATATACGGGGATTTGAAAGATCAGGTGGAGAAGAAACGGAAGGTGAATGAGGCGTTTCTGGCGGAAGTGCAATCGATGGTGGCAGGGAAGATGAAGGAGAGTGACATTCCCGTTCAGCTGCAAGGCCGCATCAAACGCATCTTCAGTATCTACCAAAAAATGAAGCGGCAACGCATCACGTTGGATCAGGTTTACGATCTGCTGGCGGTCCGGATTATCACCGACTCCGTTCGCAACTGTTACGCCGCCCTCGGTATCATTCACAACGCGTGGCGGCCGGTGCCGGGACGGATCAAGGATTATATTGCCATGCCCCGGCCCAACCTGTATCAGTCGTTGCACACCTCGGTCATCAGTTCGACCGGGCAGGCCTTCGAAGTCCAGATTCGAACGCAGGAGATGCATCGCATCGCGGAGATGGGAATTGCGGCCCACTGGAAATACAAAGAGGGGCGCACGGTAGATCAAGACGAGGATTCGCGCATCAACTGGCTGCGTCAACTGGTGGAATGGCAGCAGGATATGCGGGATCCGGGCGAGTTCCTCTCCACCCTTAAAATCGATCTCTACCCGGAGGAGGTGTACACCTTCACCCCCAAAGGGAAGGTCGTCATTCTCCCGCGCGAGGCCACGCCCATCGACTTCGCCTATGCGATCCACACCGACGTGGGAAACCAGTGCGTCCAGTCGAAGGTCAATGGGCGGATCGTGCCGTTGCGGTACAAGCTGCGCAACGGAGACATCGTGGAAATCCTCACTCAGTCGGGACACATGCCGAGCCGGGACTGGCTTTCCTGGGTCAAGACCTCCAAAGCGCGCAACAAAATCCGCCACTGGCTGAATGTTCAGCAGCGCGAGCGGGCCATCGACGTCGGCAAGCGCCTTCTCGAAAAAGAGGCCCGCAATTTCAGCGTGAACCTCAAGAAGACGATTGATGAAATCGACATCGGTCCCATTGCCGCGGAATACGGATGTCACTCCGTGGATGACCTTTATTCGGGGATGGGGTTCGGAAAGATCTCGGCTCGGAACCTGCTTGCGAAATTGCTCCCGAACCGTGCCTTTGACGAACAGACCGCGGTCAAAGACTCCAAGCTCACTTCCGTGGTCAAGAAGGTATTCGGGATTTCCAGCTCCGATTCAATTGAGGTGAAGGGGGTGGATGGCCTGCTGGTCTATCGCGCGAGATGCTGCAATCCGATCCGCGGCGAAGAGATCGTCGGATATATCACGCGAGGGAAGGGAATTGCGGTCCATGCCAAGAATTGTCCGAACGTCCAGAACCTGATCTACGATGCGGAACGGAAGATCGATGTGGAGTGGCGGGGGACGGCCGAGGAAGCGTACACCGTCCGGCTGGCCATCCACGGGGAAGACCGACAGGGCCTGCTGGCTGAAGTCACTTCCGTCATTTCCGATACGAGATCCAATATTCGGAACATCGAGGCCCGGACCTATCCGGATCAGAACGCCACCATCGATGTGACCCTGGATATCAGTGACAAGCGCCATCTCGAGAAACTGATTGGATCGCTGAAGAAGATTGACAATGTTTTTGAGGTGGAACGGATCCTGAAACCCGGTTTTGCCGCCTCCGACCGGCCCTCCGGATGA
- a CDS encoding tetratricopeptide repeat protein has product MNSRNWKKTAILLGIIALMFGSMACSRLKARDRLNKGVRAYRDQRYQAAVDFFKEAVALDPSLTNAKLYLATAYATQYVPGVESEENKRTGEEAIKAFQEVLNSDPQNGSSIAGIASIYFNMGKFDEAKKWYKKRTEIEPGNAEPYYSIGVVDWTLTYKANLEARVNRLNNLPAKEPLPPKERDPFREQFGAAVDDGLAALRKAVEINPEYDDAMAYLNLLYRQKADMESDATARETDLNEADKWFQKAKDIKFKKEQQTAPAQPAQ; this is encoded by the coding sequence ATGAATTCTCGGAATTGGAAGAAAACTGCAATCTTATTGGGAATTATTGCCCTCATGTTCGGGTCCATGGCCTGCAGTCGGCTCAAGGCCCGCGATCGACTGAACAAGGGTGTCCGGGCTTATCGTGATCAGAGATACCAGGCGGCGGTCGATTTTTTCAAGGAGGCGGTCGCGCTGGATCCCTCTTTGACCAACGCAAAGCTTTATCTCGCCACGGCCTATGCCACGCAGTATGTCCCCGGGGTGGAGTCGGAAGAGAATAAACGGACGGGCGAAGAGGCCATCAAAGCCTTTCAGGAGGTGCTGAACTCTGACCCCCAGAACGGCAGCAGTATCGCCGGAATCGCCTCAATCTATTTCAATATGGGGAAGTTTGACGAGGCCAAGAAGTGGTACAAGAAGCGGACTGAAATCGAGCCCGGCAATGCCGAACCCTACTACTCAATCGGGGTGGTCGACTGGACCTTAACTTATAAGGCAAACCTGGAGGCCCGCGTTAATCGGCTGAATAACCTGCCTGCGAAAGAACCCTTGCCCCCGAAGGAGCGCGATCCCTTCCGGGAGCAATTTGGAGCGGCGGTGGATGATGGGCTCGCCGCACTGAGAAAGGCCGTGGAAATCAATCCGGAATACGACGACGCGATGGCCTATTTGAACTTGCTCTACCGGCAGAAAGCAGACATGGAATCGGATGCGACGGCACGCGAAACGGATTTGAATGAAGCCGACAAATGGTTTCAGAAAGCCAAGGACATCAAGTTCAAGAAAGAACAGCAGACAGCACCCGCACAACCCGCACAGTAA
- a CDS encoding biopolymer transporter ExbD has translation MAMGVGTGHGPKSDINMTPMIDILLVLIIIFLVITPIISKGLDALVPQPPKKDQPAADPKDIRTIIVVIDKDGLLKINQEPTTWDTLGPRLDDIFKTRSERVMFVKGDDATLFDKIIRIIDIAKGAGVDKIGLITEKIQMGQ, from the coding sequence ATGGCAATGGGAGTTGGAACGGGCCACGGCCCGAAGTCGGATATCAACATGACGCCGATGATCGACATTCTGCTGGTCCTGATCATCATCTTTCTCGTGATCACGCCGATCATCTCGAAAGGGTTAGACGCGCTAGTGCCCCAGCCGCCGAAGAAGGACCAGCCCGCGGCGGATCCCAAGGACATCCGGACTATTATTGTGGTCATCGACAAGGATGGGTTGCTGAAAATCAATCAGGAGCCCACGACCTGGGATACGCTGGGTCCCCGGCTGGATGATATTTTCAAGACCCGCAGTGAGCGCGTCATGTTTGTCAAAGGCGACGACGCAACCTTGTTCGACAAGATCATCCGCATCATTGATATCGCCAAGGGGGCGGGCGTCGACAAAATCGGGTTGATCACTGAGAAGATCCAGATGGGGCAGTAG
- a CDS encoding ExbD/TolR family protein has product MPFLGGAETRESSVKSDINVTPMVDIMLVLLIIFMVVTPMLQHGVSVDLAKAKNPREMKEGDKDDAILIAVQRDGRYFLGSDEVKKDAITQKVKDLLERKAGDKTVYVKSDRRAKYGDVAAVVDEVRAAGVDSLGLITEKEEERKSKPPSGGQ; this is encoded by the coding sequence ATGCCTTTCCTGGGTGGTGCAGAAACAAGGGAGAGCTCGGTCAAGAGCGATATCAACGTCACCCCGATGGTTGACATCATGCTCGTGCTGCTGATCATCTTCATGGTGGTGACGCCCATGTTGCAACACGGCGTGTCGGTCGATTTAGCAAAGGCCAAGAATCCCCGCGAAATGAAGGAGGGCGACAAGGACGACGCCATTCTCATCGCGGTCCAGCGCGACGGGCGTTATTTCCTGGGCTCGGATGAGGTCAAGAAAGATGCCATCACGCAGAAAGTCAAAGACCTGCTCGAGCGAAAAGCGGGCGACAAGACCGTTTATGTGAAGAGCGACCGCCGCGCAAAGTATGGAGATGTGGCTGCCGTCGTCGATGAAGTGCGTGCGGCGGGTGTCGATTCGCTGGGATTGATAACGGAGAAGGAAGAAGAGAGAAAGAGTAAACCACCTTCCGGAGGTCAGTGA
- a CDS encoding MotA/TolQ/ExbB proton channel family protein, whose protein sequence is MGVPAKAVVVILFIMSAWSIGVMIDRWFTYSSARKQSRDFAPAVAGCLKEGKIEEAISVCEQNKKSHLAKVLITGLQEFEAHQASTEIPGEEIDASKRALQRSAAIVNAELKRGLSGLATIGSVSPFVGLFGTVVGIINAFKGISTEKATGLSAVAGGISEALVTTAFGLLVAIPAVMAFNYFTGKVEAFAVEMDNSSSELVDFFLKRRGGKH, encoded by the coding sequence ATGGGGGTTCCCGCAAAGGCCGTCGTTGTGATCCTCTTTATCATGTCGGCATGGTCGATTGGGGTAATGATTGACCGCTGGTTTACGTATTCCTCGGCGCGCAAGCAGTCGCGTGATTTTGCGCCGGCCGTGGCAGGCTGTCTGAAGGAAGGCAAAATCGAAGAGGCGATCAGTGTCTGCGAGCAGAACAAGAAGAGCCACCTGGCCAAGGTGCTCATTACCGGGTTGCAGGAATTCGAGGCCCATCAGGCCAGTACAGAAATCCCGGGAGAGGAAATTGATGCGTCAAAGCGGGCCCTCCAGCGCTCGGCCGCCATTGTGAATGCGGAGTTGAAGCGTGGACTGTCCGGCCTGGCGACCATCGGTTCGGTCTCTCCCTTCGTCGGCTTGTTCGGAACGGTCGTCGGCATCATCAACGCCTTCAAGGGGATTTCGACGGAAAAGGCAACGGGTCTGTCGGCAGTCGCCGGAGGAATTTCCGAAGCCCTCGTGACCACCGCATTCGGTCTGCTGGTTGCGATTCCGGCCGTAATGGCCTTCAATTACTTCACTGGCAAGGTGGAAGCCTTCGCGGTTGAGATGGACAATTCCTCATCCGAACTCGTTGACTTTTTCCTGAAGCGTCGCGGCGGGAAGCATTAG
- a CDS encoding TonB family protein, giving the protein MFEHLVESGGTAEATKKPVTVVLSMVIHTVVIAILILIPLIYTEALPKQQLLTFLLTAPPPPPPPPPPPAATMVKVQKVVSQIVEGQLQTPKEIPKEIAKIMEDAPPPPSTGGVVGGVEGGMVGGSVGGVIGGLISKSAAAPPPPPPRIEAPKPVQRIRVGGNVQQANLISSPRPAYPPLAKSARIQGSVVLEAVISKQGTVENLTVIQGHPLLVQSALDAVKQWRYRPTLLNGEPVEVITTITVNFSLTGG; this is encoded by the coding sequence ATGTTTGAGCATCTCGTCGAATCGGGAGGGACCGCTGAGGCGACGAAAAAACCTGTTACGGTTGTCCTGTCGATGGTTATCCACACAGTGGTGATTGCGATCTTGATCCTGATCCCACTGATTTACACCGAAGCGCTCCCTAAACAACAACTGCTGACCTTCCTGTTGACGGCCCCACCGCCGCCACCACCGCCACCGCCACCACCGGCTGCCACGATGGTGAAGGTGCAGAAGGTCGTTTCCCAGATTGTTGAGGGACAGCTTCAGACGCCAAAAGAAATTCCAAAAGAAATTGCAAAAATCATGGAAGATGCCCCGCCCCCGCCGTCCACGGGCGGTGTAGTCGGGGGTGTTGAAGGAGGTATGGTTGGCGGTTCGGTTGGAGGCGTGATCGGAGGATTGATCTCCAAGAGCGCCGCAGCCCCTCCCCCGCCGCCTCCCAGGATCGAGGCTCCCAAGCCGGTGCAGCGGATTCGGGTAGGTGGAAATGTCCAGCAGGCGAATTTGATTTCTTCGCCGAGGCCGGCTTATCCCCCGCTGGCGAAATCGGCCCGCATCCAGGGATCAGTGGTCTTGGAAGCCGTCATCTCCAAGCAGGGGACGGTCGAGAATTTGACTGTGATCCAGGGACACCCCTTGCTGGTTCAGTCGGCCTTGGATGCCGTCAAACAGTGGCGGTACCGACCCACCCTGTTGAATGGAGAGCCGGTCGAGGTCATCACGACGATTACTGTGAATTTCTCCCTGACCGGTGGTTAG
- the secF gene encoding protein translocase subunit SecF, with product MEFFHNPNFDFLKYKWVLIGLSLVLSVAGIISLIAKGGPRYGIDFRGGTNVYVKFKDKPPIERIRAELKRRVSGENSIQQFGLQSNHEVMIGLDLSGESQQDLDTGRQDILATLKVVYPSTAAGEGKLDLNNVGPATFADRMIALDPLKLAPSKGQTQAQDFYKDAADRIVKYRDLHGGLIASVDELVAGAGITRELAGVLSNSFYLSDYAIKNSEVVGPKVGKDLRRQALQASLYALAGMLIYIAFRFETIYGVAAVIATFHDVIITIGFFSLFNKEITLTVIAGFLTLIGYSMNDTIVVFDRIRENVKLMRREPLARIVNLSINQTLSRTILTSGLTFLTVMSLFLFGGEVIHGFAFCLVVGILIGTYSSIAIAAPIVLGWVEYRAGRKQAVKAAAAAR from the coding sequence ATGGAATTTTTTCATAATCCAAATTTTGATTTTCTCAAGTACAAGTGGGTCTTGATCGGTCTCTCGTTGGTCTTGAGTGTGGCCGGGATCATTTCCCTCATCGCGAAGGGCGGCCCCCGGTACGGCATCGATTTTCGGGGCGGAACAAATGTCTATGTCAAATTCAAGGATAAGCCGCCCATCGAACGTATCCGTGCTGAATTGAAAAGGCGGGTGTCGGGAGAGAATTCGATACAGCAGTTCGGCTTGCAATCAAACCATGAGGTAATGATTGGACTCGACCTCTCGGGTGAGTCTCAACAGGATCTCGATACCGGCAGGCAGGACATACTGGCGACTTTGAAAGTGGTTTACCCGAGTACTGCCGCGGGAGAAGGTAAGCTGGATTTGAACAATGTGGGACCGGCCACCTTCGCCGACCGGATGATCGCCCTGGATCCGCTGAAGCTGGCGCCTTCCAAGGGACAGACCCAGGCGCAAGATTTTTATAAGGATGCGGCTGATCGGATCGTCAAGTACCGGGATTTGCATGGCGGGTTGATTGCTTCGGTGGATGAGCTGGTGGCAGGAGCCGGCATCACCAGGGAACTGGCCGGGGTCCTCAGCAACAGCTTCTACCTTTCTGACTACGCCATCAAGAACTCGGAGGTGGTGGGTCCCAAGGTAGGCAAGGACCTGCGACGGCAAGCATTACAGGCTTCCTTGTACGCCTTGGCAGGAATGCTGATCTATATTGCATTCCGGTTTGAAACCATTTATGGGGTGGCCGCAGTCATTGCAACATTTCATGATGTCATCATCACCATCGGGTTCTTTTCCCTGTTTAACAAGGAAATTACCCTGACGGTGATCGCGGGGTTCTTGACCCTGATTGGCTATTCCATGAACGACACCATCGTGGTTTTTGACCGGATCCGTGAAAACGTGAAACTCATGAGGCGCGAGCCGCTGGCGCGGATTGTCAATCTGTCGATTAATCAGACGCTGAGCCGGACGATTCTGACCTCCGGGCTGACCTTCCTGACGGTGATGTCGTTGTTCCTGTTTGGAGGGGAAGTGATTCACGGTTTTGCATTCTGCCTCGTGGTGGGCATCTTGATTGGGACATACTCCTCCATCGCCATTGCGGCCCCTATTGTCTTGGGGTGGGTGGAGTATCGTGCGGGCAGGAAGCAAGCCGTCAAGGCGGCCGCGGCGGCCCGGTGA